The region CCGCCTTCGCCAATTCGGTGCGTAGCGAGTCGAAGACAGAGACCGGTATCGCGATCTCGCGGGGTCCTCCACCGTTTCTGCTCATCGGGTCTCCTCGTGCATGTTCTCTTGGGGCGTGGCATGGCTAATATAAACAACAAAGTGCGACCATCGCTGGAGGCACAACATGAATTCCGATCAGGAAGGTCTGGTCGTCAGTTTCGCATTGGGCATCGTGCTCGGTGCGATCATCGGCACGGGAGTGGGGTTGCTTGCTTCGCCTCAGTCGGGGAAGCTTCCCCGACTGACGGTTACTCGTCGGGCCAGACGAGTCCAGGCGGCGGCATCGGGCAGTCTCGACCACCTCGCCCCGACCTGAAGGCGAAGATCGACGACGCCGTCTCCGGGGATCAAGAACGGGTCGGGTAAAAAGCGACTCAGCTCCTCGACCGTTCGTGCCCAAAGATGTGGCCTAGTTCCTGCTGCCCCGTACTCGCGGGAATCGGAAGCGTCGGTTCGATCGATCGCACAGATCGGTGGGCTCCGTACCGGGGATGTAGTACTCCATGTACTGGTCCTCCTCCGGGCACCAGCGCGAAGCCAGCTGCCCTGTCTTTCGATCCACGAGAAGGGCGTTGAGTCCCTCCGGCATGGGCCACTCTTCCGGGATGGCGAGAAGGGGCAGTGCCTCTTCCACACCATTCTCTTCATCGGCCTCCACACCAGCGTAAACGCGACGCATGAATGCCCCCCAGACGGGGGCAGCCA is a window of Longimicrobiales bacterium DNA encoding:
- a CDS encoding YtxH domain-containing protein, which produces MNSDQEGLVVSFALGIVLGAIIGTGVGLLASPQSGKLPRLTVTRRARRVQAAASGSLDHLAPT